tattcataaaaaataataataataataattcaacaATTATATTAAACATAGAAGCACTGGAAAAGAGCAAATCATGTAGTTATGATGATGACAGAAGCATGAGTCCCCATAGCTAGACACATTCATGCCTAGGAAGAGTTATATCCATCTTTGTGTAATTTTTGACAAGGCCATAACTTTCTCCAATTTCAGTAACTGTAACATGTAATTCCAGTTTCCTATTCCATGTTCTGCCTTTCATGCTCCCTTGTCAATTACAAACGCAGTAAAAATCATGATCCAAATACAAAATATAGGCAAGAACGATCACAGAAACAAGTAGATTTTTGCCCACCATCAAATGATCAGAAACCAAAGGACCTTCCGCTCAAACACACCGAGAAGACAGGGCAAGGCAATGAATGGAAGAGAAGATTACAAACTCGTACGCGGTCCCGATCTCGTGATCGGACGAATCTCTCGGCACGCACAGCAGATCTGGATCGACGGATGGCGCCGAAGGAACCTCCATCCTCTCGACGCCACCCTCGCAACCTTTCACTCTCTCCTCCCTCGCTCCAAAACCAATCCAACGAACCCCACAGTAAAatgaaaaatactatcattcgatTTCTATTTTTCCGTATACTGACTTACCAAAATCTCTTGTGAAAGATCAAACAAcatctttcttctttccttttcctaATGTAATCAATCTACCACATTAATCTTGAGCCTCGATGAAAACTTTGCACCGAATCAAGCagaaatcattattcatattcaAATCTCAAAGCTCAGGAACGAGGAATGTGATAAGAACAAGCCACGCAGATCAGCAGTGATCATCAATTTGAACGCATTcaattactgtgattacttgctgGGGGAAATAAGTCGTAATTGCATGGTTTAAGTTCACTCGGTCACGGGTTCTCTTTGCAGATCGACGTGGTTGAACGAATCCATTTGAGAGACGTCACTTGACATCAGTCTCAGTCAAATTGGCTTGATTCGCGACCTATAACCCGTTTAGGAAAGCAATCGGGTGTGGACCCGATAGACGCTCGAGTGTCAATCTTTTCACGCGCGAGTGCGATGAGACCTATAACCCGTTTAGGGAGACAACCGGGTTTGAACCCGAAGAAGGCTAAAAAATTTTCACGCGAGACCGGTCGCACCACCTCGTCCCTCTTCGCCAACCGGAGCGAGTCCTCTAATTCTTCGTCTCGAATAGATCCCTCGGCTAAACAGAACGCGACGCCCCCAGATCTCACGATGATGTCCCCAAAACCTCCCATGTCCGATGCCCGAGCTGCTCGCTCGACGTCTTCCAGTTCCAGGTGATTCTCTCTCTCGCCCGCCCTTGTCTCGGTGCTTTTAGGGTAGTGAAGCCGATCGATTTCTCTTATTCCTTCTGGGTTTGAGTGTGGGAGCATTAATCTTGGAAAACCCTAACGGGGGAATCTCTGATGGGGTTCGGTCTTCGTTTTTTATTTGACTTGAACCCACGAATACGATGACTTAGTAGGCGCGGAAGGAAAAGCAAATGAGACCTACATGCATTCTTGGTATTGGATATTGCATGTCGTGGGAGTTTCAGATTTGTAGGATTTCTGCAATTAGAAAAAAGTAGAACAGCTTGTGGGAATTGACAGAAAATTCGTAAATCAACGACACACAAGTAACATCACATAGTCAAACTGTCCTTCTGCAGGGCACCACAGAGGCCCTTGTTGTTGTTGGCGCTTGCAGTTGACATAATAACACCATATTTTGGACTTTGGAGTGACGTTAGGTGCAGAACAATGCCAATTGTTTTCGCTTCTCTTGCATCTAGAGATGCTGATTCTATAAAATTCGTAGAATGTGATTGTGCAATGTTATTAGAAGATATCTAGTTCTGCACACATTTAGCTGCAGCTGTGAATACTACCAGCCGAACTTATTCTTTGTGGGAATTGATGTCCAAGATTTTGCTATTTGAAATTAATCTGTATAGTGTGGTAACAGGGGCTTTGCACGCATGCAGGTGAAGGGAGCCGCAGAACCCTTTGGAAGTGCGACACATGAGCTTCTGTTTTGATGGACATCTCTTAGTAGCATGGTCCAAATGATTGAGTTTGATGTTGGTATTAACTGTGGATCATAATTGGATTATTCAGATTAACAAAATGTTATCAGTCTATTGGATTGGATGCTTGAGATCAACCCCATTGGCATCAATGTAGGCCCAACTCTATCGGTAAGAGTTGGTGGGTTTTACAAGAAGCCCGAGACTAGCCTATAGACCTATCTTGACTGACACTTCTGGTGATTTATTAGTACCAAAAATATCAGGGGTTGATGTTAGCTCaagctgatttatattttgatcTGTTGGTTAGTTGTTAAAAACACTCAGTACATGGTTGGTCAATTTGAACAACTAATTAGGAAAGAAGAAGTTGTAAGTTTTGCCTCTAACAGAAGTCATAGTAAGTTTGGCAAACCAGTCTGCTAGCGCATCAGCCTCTTAGAAAATATGTTTCTTATTTTGTCTGTACATGAAAAATATGATACTGATAGTCCAAGGAACTTAACATTTAATTTGCCCATGATGGAGATCAAATTCGTACCAATTCAGTTTGAATATGGTTTATGTGgtgatatttattattttatatgagaTAATGGTTTTTGCTTTCTGTAGACGTCATAGTAAGCTTGTTTGTGTCTACTTTTCTTTATCCATTTTCAGTACTGTGTTCTGTAAAATTGCTCCTGTGGGAGATTCTAAGCTCCTCTAATATTGTCATGGTGAGCCCTTACAGTTGTTCTATCTGGTTTGCTAATGACATTCTCTGTTCATAGATAAACTTGGTTTAACTAGCAATAAAACATGTGTTAATTTTCACATTGCTCTTGCAGGCACACTCCCTTGCAGATAATACATGTTATTGGGAACTTTATGAGAATATGGTCTGTTTACTCCTTGTATCACTATCTATCGCATCAAGGAGATAGTGTAGTAGCTTTTATTTTCAGTTGCTTGGTTCCAGCTTCTATTATTTTCCTGGTGCTGCAAAAGCCTTGGAAAGGGAGGCCTTTACCCAATTCACAGGTGACCTAAGATATTTTTGctctttatagtttatataaataaaagactAGCCATTTCTGTAATTTTTTGCAATTTGCAACCATCTGTTACATTTTATTCATCTTCTGAAGTCAGCATTCTTTCAGATAATACCGACTGTCATTAATGGAGGAATAATGGCATTATATTTCATATTATGGGGAAAAGGACTTTTATCATGTGGACCACTAATGTAAGTTGTGCTTCTACACATTTGAGATTTAGATTGAACTTTTCTTTTGTGGTATTATTGGCAATAACTGACTGAAACACAAGCAAAAAGGTTATCTAGGCACAGTATTGAGATAAAAAGGTCCTCTCCCTTCTCTTTGCCTTATAAAGCTTAAGCAAATGGACTTCTAATTCCTCAAATTGGACAAGATAGACTTGTTTCCTATATTGGATGAAATTAATATTTATGTCTTTAAATTGGAGTCAACTTATTGTTAAACTGGGGGTAGATGCTTGTTTATAGATGACCAAGTGATGTTAGAAACAGAATATACTAGTTGAAATAGGACTCCCAACTTACCCATAATGAGTGTTATGTTATACTTTAGCTTAAAAAAAGGGTTTTGAGACTTTAATCCGACTATTTTCTTGATGTAAATAAATTTTTAACTAGTCTACATATAGAAAATTTGAATAAAGTTAAAAACCACATGAGACAAGTAAGGTACTTACCATTTTTGTATTTGTACTGGTAATATAAATCATGCTCATTTTGCAATTGGAAATTTATGCTGAGTTCTTACTGCTCATTATTCTTCTTTTGCAACTTCAGTGCTCTACTGGCCGAGTATGCAGGTGCTGTTCTTGGGGTCTTATCTGCAGCATTATATGGACGGCAAGTCCATATTTGGAAAAAGGTTTGTTGTCTTTCTTGGTATTCAGtaatgcatctattaaattttcaATGATGAATTTTTTGGAACTgtaatatattatttcatcactTGGTGCACATAGGCATGTGCAGGAGCAAGACCAGTTGTCAAATTTAGCACCTAATGTTTGTGAACTAAGAGCCAATCTAATTTTAAGATGACAATGAAAGGCTATAAGATAGGATATACACCATCTAATTTGTGCTTCTCAGCCTTCTCTAGGTCGACAAAGAAAAAGTCAAAACTTCTCATATATAGAGAGTGCCACTGATGCCAACAGTCCTAACTTAAGTCTAGTAAGAACTTACTCTAGAATCCTCTACCAATTTATAAATGATAAACTGAAATAACTTCAAAATTCCCTGCCAGAATGGCCTATGGATACTTCCAAACTGCTGTCCCTGCTGTATATGTGCTGACCAGTTCCGTGTCAATGGCTTCATGGGGTTGCTTGGGTGCCCTTAAGATTGAGCTGGGTATTTACTTCCAAGTTGGCTAGCCTGCTTGATCAGAAATCACAGGCTTGCAGTCCCGCATTGGGTGTTTTATTCTGTCTACTACCTCTGTCCTGATGCTCTTTCGGACCTCAGTCAAGTCCTAATTGATCTAGGATTGCTGTTCTTACTTTTGTGGTGTCCTCAAGTCTAATTCGAGTGGTTTTTGTTGACTTGAGTTCACTCCTAATGCAAGCTGTAGGATGCTGGATTGGAAAGGATACCTTTCCTATTGTATCTAGGAGCTCTCTGTTCTTATTGTGCCTCATCTACTCCTGATCAATTTGGGGCTAATATCATTCATGCCGAGGCTGACACTTGTTGTCCAATGCTTCCCTAGTAACCAGCCTTGCTGACAATGAGGCCAGCCGCCCTTAACAGCATCAATAGACCCCTGATATGGCTGGCTATGCCCTGGGTTTGGCTGGTCTGATTTAGGTTTGAGTCAGGTTCTGGattaaatctaatttttcttCCCCACAATGCTGCAAGTCACCTGCTTATTCATCATGCTGTTGACattttttgtttatgttttaGCAAGATGTATTTACATTCCATACATCATTTGCTATCACAGTAAAGTCAATATAATAACACAAAAAATTCTCATGGGCCTTTTTCTGAGAGATTAACTTGCAAAACATAATCCTTGTTTCTTAGGCTGCTTGATCTGCCTTTTGCAACATTTTGCAAGAATGTAATACAAAAATTGAGGTATTGTCTGCTATTGCGATTTTTTTTGCCTAGGTGGGTGGACTCATTGCAATGCTAGCTTCCTACTACTTCTTGTCAAAAGGATGGGCTACAAGAACAAACTCACCATTTTGTATCCTTTACAAACTTAAGTTACaatggcatatatatatacatacatacatacatatatatatgtatgtatacatacatatatatatatatatatgtatgtatttatgtatgtatatatacatatatatacatatatatatatatatatacatatatatatatatacatatatatatatatacatatatatatatatatacatatatatatatatacatatatatatatatatacatatatatatatatacatatatatatatatatatatacatatatatatatatatatacatatatatatatatatatatacatatatatatatatatacatacatatatatatatatatacatatatatatatatatacatatatatatatatacatatatatatatatacatacatatatatatatatatacatacatatatatatatatacatacatatatatatatatacatacatatatatatatatacatacatatatatatatatacacatacacatatatatatatatatacacatacacatatatatatatatatacacatatatatatatatatatatacacatatatatatatatatatacacatatatatatatacacatatatatatatatatacacacatatatatatatatatacacacatatatatatatatatatacacatatatatatatatatacatatatatatatatattcattttcatagaagTTTGATAAGCTAGTAATAAGAGGTACTTGACTTGTTAATGCTGCTTATAGATAGCTTTGGCAAAGAACCACTCGTGCAAGCAAAACAATCTTTAGGATTTAAAGAAATGGCAGTACCCATGTCTGCTGGAATTTTATCAGCTTTGAGACGGGTGATTGCTCGCCGTGTGTCACTCAAGGTATTATTATCTCTTATGGAAAAACTTCTGTACAATCTTTGAGGTAGAAATTGAATGTCCCCTATTAAATTGTGGATGTGAAACAAAAGTTAGACATTTATAATAACT
Above is a genomic segment from Musa acuminata AAA Group cultivar baxijiao chromosome BXJ3-4, Cavendish_Baxijiao_AAA, whole genome shotgun sequence containing:
- the LOC135634949 gene encoding uncharacterized protein LOC135634949; the protein is MMSPKPPMSDARAARSTSSSSRHTPLQIIHVIGNFMRIWSVYSLYHYLSHQGDSVVAFIFSCLVPASIIFLVLQKPWKGRPLPNSQIIPTVINGGIMALYFILWGKGLLSCGPLIALLAEYAGAVLGVLSAALYGRQVHIWKKVGGLIAMLASYYFLSKGWATRTNSPFYSFGKEPLVQAKQSLGFKEMAVPMSAGILSALRRVIARRVSLKNQLKRRLHAICIASATCFLFPLAMWDTILGSTSDSIIKFQLPSWAYLSTVFFGIIFVFYADNIAEERLHLVFSSPRHLMISGGSIILMEILYQMDFSLIGFVTCSLILGFGIFEATSLGRSRRGPLESQDASEEAFQNQLQMSSLPS